The genomic stretch CCGGAAGTCGGCCAGCCGGCTGCGGCCCGCGGCGGCGGTCGAAGGGAGGTCGAAATCAGGTGCCAGGCTGCCGACCGCGGCATTTGTCGTCATAGGTACACGCCTCGAACGCTTGCGCTCCGTCGCAGTTGTCCCCACAGCGCGAACTTACCGCAACGTGCCGCGAATGGCAAGGAGGCCGAAGATCTATAGCTTTACGGCGACCACGCGGATGCGACGATAGTCAACCACCCAGTGATCTTCTTGCCAGAGCGGATCGCGCAATTGTCGTTCGACGGCTGTGAATACGGATTCCTGTCGCTCGGCGCTAAGCGGCGCCAAAAATGAACCGGCGAACATACGCAGCCAGTTGCGCAATCCTTGCTCGCCATCTTCGAGCGGCGTGGGTCGATCGAAGAGCGTGGCGAAGCGCACTTCAAACCCCTGCTGTTCCAGAAGGGGCGCGTACTGTCCCACGCTGGGAAAGAACCACTGCTGCGACAGATCGGTGTCGCCGAGCGCCTGGTTCATCGCCGTGATCACGCTGGCGACGCACCCCTTGCCGCCGAACTCGGCCACGAATCGTCCGCCGGGTCGCAGGGCACCGGCAATCGCACGCACGGCCGCTTCGGGAGGGCGGACCCAATGTAGCACGGCGTTGCTAAAGACCGCATCTTGCGGCGCTTCCACTGTAAAGTTAGTGCCATCCGCGACGCGAAAATCGAGCTGCGGAAAATTGCGCTGGGCTTGTTTGACCATCTCGGGCGAGAGATCGGCGCCAATCACTTGAGCGCCGCGGGCCGCGATTTCGGCCGTCAGCGGACCGGTGCCGCAACCCAGGTCGAAAATTCGCTCGCCCGGCTGCGGATCGAGCAAATCTAACAACCCAGCCGCTGCTTTATAGACGAACGAGTGCCGCGAATCGTACAGCGCCGGATCCCAAGTCTGCGTGGGTGTGGTCATGGTGTATCTGTAGGCGGTAGGGATGATTAATTAACCGGGGTGACACGTCGTAGCGCGTCCGGGTTCACTCGCCGTGACGATCAAAGGGGCTCTCGCGAGATTCGTACTCCTCGAGATCTTCCTCCGAGTAGCCAAAATGGTGGGCCAGCTCGTGGATCAGCGTGCGCCGTATTTCGTAGGCCAGCTCGGCGCGGCTGCGGCAGGCTTCTTCGAGCGGGCGCTTGAAGAGCAGGATCTGGTTGGGCGCGTGCTCGCCGTACGCCTGCTCGGTGACAGCGTTACCCACGAATAGCCCCAGCAGTGTTTCCTGACTGGGATCGAGCCCGGCCTCGACGAGCATCTTGCGTGTGGGTGCGAGCTCGACGTCGACCACGACGTTTTCAAG from Pirellulales bacterium encodes the following:
- a CDS encoding methyltransferase domain-containing protein, whose translation is MTTPTQTWDPALYDSRHSFVYKAAAGLLDLLDPQPGERIFDLGCGTGPLTAEIAARGAQVIGADLSPEMVKQAQRNFPQLDFRVADGTNFTVEAPQDAVFSNAVLHWVRPPEAAVRAIAGALRPGGRFVAEFGGKGCVASVITAMNQALGDTDLSQQWFFPSVGQYAPLLEQQGFEVRFATLFDRPTPLEDGEQGLRNWLRMFAGSFLAPLSAERQESVFTAVERQLRDPLWQEDHWVVDYRRIRVVAVKL
- a CDS encoding metallopeptidase family protein, producing the protein MKSAHLSMPEFVAIAQQVIAELDEPFKAWLENVVVDVELAPTRKMLVEAGLDPSQETLLGLFVGNAVTEQAYGEHAPNQILLFKRPLEEACRSRAELAYEIRRTLIHELAHHFGYSEEDLEEYESRESPFDRHGE